The Holosporales bacterium genome contains the following window.
GTTGACTTATAACAGAACGCGTCAGGCGGTTGTGACTGGCGAGTTAATAGAGATAATCTCTGGCGCAGAGGCGCTTTAGGAGCAATAGTATGTCGGAAAAATCTGAAGGCAAGGTTACCAGAGTCATCGGCGCAGTTGTGGATGTGTACTTTCCAGGCGAAGTACCACCAGTACTAACTGCGCTTGAGATGCAAAACGGTAAAGATAAGTTGATACTTGAGGTTGCCCAGCATATAGGCGACGGCCAGGTAAGAACGATCGCTATGGGCTCGACCGATGGTTTGGTCAGGAATCAGCCTGTTAAAAATCTGAATCATCAAATAGAGGTTCCAGTTGGGGAAGGTACGCTTGGGCGTATCATGAACGTACTGGGTGAGCCAATTGACGAGCTGGGGCCGATAGAACATAAGATGAAGCTGCCCATTCACAGATCTACCCCAAAGCTTACCGACCAGACGACAGAAGCGACGATTCTTGAAACAGGCATAAAGGTCATTGACCTCCTTTGCCCTTATGTACGGGGAGGGAAGGTTGGCCTGCTTGGCGGTGCCGGTGTTGGTAAGACGGTTCTTATTATGGAGCTGATTAACAATATCGCAAAGGCGCATGGTGGGTACTCAGTCTTTGCGGGCGTTGGTGAAAGAACGCGCGAAGGTAACGACCTTTATCATGAAATGATTGACTCTGGCGTTAATACAGCCGACGGCAAAGGATCAAAAGCATCGCTTGTCTATGGGCAGATGAATGAGCCGCCTGGGGCAAGAGCCAGAGTTGCTTTGGCCGGACTTACAGTAGCCGAATATTTTCGCGATTATGAGAATCAGGACGTTCTGCTGTTTATCGACAACATATTTCGGTTCACGCAAGCTGGGTCCGAGGTATCAGCGCTGCTTGGGCGCATTCCGTCGGCAGTTGGTTATCAACCTACGCTTGCTACCGAAATGGGTGAGCTGCAAGAGCGTATAACCAGTACGAATAAAGGATCTATTACCAGTGTGCAAGCCATTTATGTGCCGGCGGACGACTTGACGGATCCGGCGCCGGCTACTTCGTTCTCGCACTTGGACGCGACTACAGTTTTAAGTCGTAAGATATCTGAACTTGCGATATTTCCTGCG
Protein-coding sequences here:
- the atpD gene encoding F0F1 ATP synthase subunit beta encodes the protein MSEKSEGKVTRVIGAVVDVYFPGEVPPVLTALEMQNGKDKLILEVAQHIGDGQVRTIAMGSTDGLVRNQPVKNLNHQIEVPVGEGTLGRIMNVLGEPIDELGPIEHKMKLPIHRSTPKLTDQTTEATILETGIKVIDLLCPYVRGGKVGLLGGAGVGKTVLIMELINNIAKAHGGYSVFAGVGERTREGNDLYHEMIDSGVNTADGKGSKASLVYGQMNEPPGARARVALAGLTVAEYFRDYENQDVLLFIDNIFRFTQAGSEVSALLGRIPSAVGYQPTLATEMGELQERITSTNKGSITSVQAIYVPADDLTDPAPATSFSHLDATTVLSRKISELAIFPAVDPLDSTSRILDPGVLGKDHYYVAREVQRILQTYKSLQDIIAILGMDELSEEDKLTVARARKIQKFLSQPFYAAEAFTGMKGVYVSLDDTIRSFKAVIEGQCDHLPEMAFYMVGTLEDAYKKAADIAETI